A genomic region of Enterococcus sp. 12C11_DIV0727 contains the following coding sequences:
- a CDS encoding sensor histidine kinase: MNGMERLFEEAKDSLFLIKENNCIKRNKAAAELEAAYPFPLEKILEIARGEGCMLHSTMEKCLDCEVRSDWDQAAFPFVLENKAGEQEQFSGSYTMIDHKMALLSIRRVAVQNRLQQVIQNKRLIEYVNQAHENERRAISQELHDGIAQSIYSLMLETRQLKWCEQLAELPSKLQKIDEDFVALLGEVKQLAVDLRPAALDDLGLIPAIEALLHRLTEATGVEIHFIPMIENKRFVESIEVITYRVLQESVMNSVKHADVNELWVTLSEQENHLVLTVRDHGKGFDLQKVNGHSHGLGLLHMQERAESIGGHLGIQSEEMEGTTVTLHLPMSYLAKRASSSEKR, encoded by the coding sequence ATGAATGGAATGGAAAGATTATTTGAAGAAGCAAAAGATAGCCTATTTTTAATCAAGGAAAATAACTGTATCAAACGAAATAAAGCAGCCGCTGAATTAGAAGCTGCTTACCCATTTCCTTTAGAAAAAATTTTGGAAATTGCTAGAGGTGAAGGCTGTATGCTTCATTCTACCATGGAAAAATGCTTAGATTGTGAGGTCAGATCGGATTGGGACCAAGCCGCATTTCCATTTGTTCTAGAAAATAAAGCAGGAGAGCAAGAACAATTCAGTGGTAGTTATACGATGATCGATCACAAAATGGCGTTATTGAGTATTCGTCGAGTAGCTGTTCAAAATCGTTTGCAACAGGTAATTCAAAATAAACGGTTGATCGAGTACGTCAACCAAGCACATGAAAACGAACGTCGAGCAATTTCCCAAGAATTGCATGATGGAATAGCCCAAAGTATTTATAGTTTGATGTTGGAAACGCGACAGTTAAAATGGTGTGAACAATTGGCGGAGTTACCATCAAAACTACAAAAAATCGATGAAGATTTTGTTGCATTGTTGGGAGAAGTGAAACAACTCGCTGTTGATTTGCGGCCAGCAGCGTTGGATGATCTAGGCTTGATTCCAGCAATCGAGGCCTTATTACATCGCTTAACAGAAGCAACAGGTGTAGAGATTCATTTTATTCCGATGATTGAAAATAAACGATTTGTAGAAAGTATAGAAGTCATTACGTATCGTGTATTACAAGAAAGTGTCATGAATAGTGTGAAACATGCTGATGTGAATGAATTGTGGGTAACGTTAAGTGAACAAGAAAATCACTTAGTACTAACTGTTCGGGATCATGGTAAAGGATTTGATCTTCAAAAAGTAAATGGACATAGCCATGGATTGGGGCTTTTACATATGCAAGAACGAGCTGAATCAATCGGTGGTCATTTAGGGATTCAATCAGAAGAAATGGAAGGAACTACGGTGACGTTGCATTTGCCAATGTCTTATCTAGCTAAGCGGGCTAGCTCTTCGGAAAAAAGATAA
- a CDS encoding response regulator transcription factor, protein MNIIIADDHAVVRSGLRLLLESQKNITVVGDAADGTEAFLLLEKYPVDVVLMDMRMPPGENGLQTTRRIKEHFPGVKTIILSMHDEEEYVRTALEYGAKGYILKSSQDTVLLEAIQQVINGQIAIDPLFGEYDSETWLNNKDTVENDAKYERLSKREREVLPLVALGYSNKEIAERLFISVKTVEVHKSHVMKKLEFETFSELLQYSMKHQLIDL, encoded by the coding sequence ATGAATATTATAATAGCAGATGATCATGCAGTGGTTAGAAGTGGCCTGCGTTTATTACTGGAAAGTCAAAAAAATATCACAGTTGTTGGAGATGCAGCAGATGGTACAGAGGCTTTTTTACTTCTTGAAAAATATCCTGTTGATGTTGTGCTGATGGATATGCGAATGCCGCCTGGAGAAAATGGGCTTCAGACAACTCGTCGTATTAAAGAGCATTTTCCAGGTGTAAAGACAATCATTTTAAGTATGCATGATGAAGAAGAATATGTCCGCACAGCTTTAGAATATGGAGCTAAAGGTTATATCCTGAAAAGTTCCCAAGATACTGTTTTGTTAGAAGCGATTCAACAAGTCATCAATGGGCAGATTGCAATCGATCCTTTGTTTGGCGAGTACGATAGTGAAACTTGGCTTAACAACAAGGATACAGTAGAAAATGATGCAAAATATGAACGTCTCTCTAAAAGAGAACGGGAAGTTTTACCCTTAGTGGCCCTAGGATACAGCAATAAAGAAATTGCCGAGCGCCTATTCATTTCTGTTAAAACCGTCGAAGTGCATAAGTCTCATGTGATGAAAAAATTAGAGTTTGAAACGTTTAGCGAATTATTGCAGTATAGTATGAAACATCAACTAATCGATTTATGA
- a CDS encoding GAF domain-containing protein → MTDQMQQAIDQIKADLKVDFVALALSTINERTKIRVIRWNYVAGNTNQNYKKIRLQVGKGIGGIVWRTGRPYQATALQKQPEKLVELPITRMEKLETIAAFPVLKSGEVKGVLLLGFREKTSVTEDFLSAAKDKTNELAVYL, encoded by the coding sequence ATGACGGATCAGATGCAACAAGCAATCGATCAAATCAAAGCAGACTTAAAGGTGGATTTTGTCGCATTAGCTCTTTCTACTATAAACGAACGCACTAAAATTCGTGTGATTCGTTGGAATTACGTAGCGGGAAATACCAACCAAAATTACAAAAAAATTCGTTTGCAAGTTGGCAAAGGTATCGGCGGAATCGTTTGGCGAACAGGTCGACCGTATCAAGCAACAGCTTTACAAAAACAACCAGAAAAATTAGTGGAACTGCCCATCACACGAATGGAAAAACTAGAAACGATTGCTGCTTTTCCAGTGTTGAAATCAGGTGAAGTAAAAGGTGTATTATTACTTGGTTTTAGAGAGAAAACCAGTGTTACTGAAGATTTTTTGAGTGCTGCTAAAGACAAAACAAATGAACTAGCTGTTTATTTATAG